CTACACCTTGTTACAATGTTACCATCACTTCTGTAAGTTATATGGTCTCTGTATTTTGTAGAGAAAATCAAGAACCTATTGGCGGAAGGGATTGTCGACCACCTGACCAGACTAGTGTTGGTGAATGCCATCTACTTCAAGGGCAACTGGGAGAAGAAGTTCAAAGAGACCAGCACCAGCGATGCCCTGTTCAAACTGAACAAGGTAGTGTTTCCCCAACCAGCTTGATATACAGAACGAAGTCCCGACACAATCTGAGGAGTGCCTTTTCATTTATTTTTCTGATGTGTCTGTTTGCGCAATGAATGTGGTGATCACTCATTATCTGTCTTTAGAGTAGTACTTCTAAAGAAAAGAGCTGGCTTCCACTGAACTGTTACTGTAGTCGGTTCCAGTCATCCCTTCTGAGTCTATTGTGAGAGTAACGTTCTAGCTTGCTTCACTTTCATGAGTAACCTTTGCTAAAATGGTGAAAATACTTTGTAGTCACAAATTACACACAAGAAGGCAACTGTTAACAAAATAGTGTGTGACTCCCTACCTTTCCGTTCATTGAGTGCAGAATGAGAGTAAGCCAGTGAAAATGATGCATCAGAAGGCCAAGTTCCCCCTGACCTTCATCCCAGAGGCCAACTGCCAGATTCTGGAGCTGCCCTACGTAGGGAACGAACTGAGCATGCTCATCATGCTACCTAATGAGATGGAGGATGACACCACTGGTCTGAAGAAGGTAGGACTCACATTTACATTCAACAAGATGGTTTTGTGGCCAACACAATACACATGTAACTGCACAGCATTCAATTGAAATATCTGCATTTGCATAATGATGTGGAGAATTAAGTTAACTTGAATTACAAAGCTAGTTATACGGTTAGCTCACACCAAAAAAAGTCATTGTCATACTTTAGATGTGTCAATGTCTTGACTTTGTCTCCTCCCCCCCACAACGCAGCTGGAGAAGGAGCTGACATACAATAACCTTGTGGAGTGGACCAGGCCTGACATGATGGACACAGTGGAGGTTCAGGTGGGCCTGCCCAAGTTCAAGCTGGAGGAGAGCCTGGACCTGAAGGACTTGCTGGTCAGCATGGGCATGACGGACGCCTTCGACGACTCCAAAAGTGACTTCTCGGGCATGTCGCCCAGCAACGACCTGGTGCTGTCCGAGGTGATTCACAAGGCCTTTGTGGAGGTCAACGAGGAGGGAACAGAGGCAGCGGGCGCCACAGCCGCCATCATGATGATGCGCTGTGCCATGAGGACACCAAAATTTGTTGCCGACCACCCCTTCCTCTTCTTCATCCGACACAACCCCACCCAGAGCATTCTGTTCTACGGTCGCTACTGCTCCCCTATATAGGAAATGGGACATTCCacgtggagggaggaaggggtatTAATAGTATATACTGCAGCAGCTACATCAATATCCCATCTGTGTGCTTGATTATATGCTTTGATGTCAACGCCTTACCAAAGAATTGAAGAGTTGAGTGTAttggccctctgtagctcagttggtagagcatggtgtttgcaacaccagggttgtgggttcgattcccacggggcgccagtatgaaaatgtatgcactcactaactgtaagtcgctctggataagagcgtctgctaaatgactaaaatgtaaacgtttgTGGTAAAATTAGGTTTGAGGAATTTGATGAATGTCTTACTGGCCTGATGTTATAAAGTATCCAACACATTTTGCCTTATGATCGATGTTTCTCTACTTTCCACCTTCTTCAACACACTGAAGTGCAATTATCTTCAAACGTATTTTTACTTCATGTTCTGATAATGTACTCTCACCTAGTCTTCTGATGCAATACTGGCGTTTTTTCCAATTAAGCAACTATATGATCGTTTACAAGAAATAAAGATGATCTATGaacttaagtgtgtgtgtgtcatttccTGTGTGTTCACATGGGTGTCttaaccaatgatgtatataaaccctggattgatGATACTATGTATTgtccaatgagaggctttgacgccactggtcggccatattggcactccctagAAGAAGCAGTCCTCTATAGGAATGAATGGGATTCTaaagtatttcaattaaatgttcagaggacaaaattacatgtatttaagtattattttcttgtagtggggacagtaacagtacttcatctctgtaccccaaccatatggtcctctgtagctcaattggtagagcatggcgcttgtaacgccagggtagtgggttcgatccccgggaccacccatacgtaaaaatgtatgcacacatgactgtaagtcgctttggataaaagcgtctgccacagtgggggaaaaaagtatttagtcagccaccaattgtgcaagttctcccacttaaaaagatgagagaggcctgtaattttcatcataggtacacgtcaactatgacagacaaattgacaaaaaaaatccaggaaatcacattgtaggatttttaatgaatttatttgcaaattatggtggaaaataagcaagatttctggctctcacagacctataacttctttaagaggctcctctgtcctccactcgttatctgtattaatggcacctgtttgaatttgttatcagtataaaagacacctgtccacaacctcaaacagtcacactccaaactccactatggccaagaccaaagagctgtcaaaggacaccagaaacaaaattgtagacctgcaccaggctgggaagactgaatctgcaataggtaagcagcttggtttgaataaatcaactgtgggagcaattattaggaaagacatacaagaccactgataatctcc
This sequence is a window from Coregonus clupeaformis isolate EN_2021a chromosome 7, ASM2061545v1, whole genome shotgun sequence. Protein-coding genes within it:
- the LOC121569124 gene encoding leukocyte elastase inhibitor isoform X2, with product MASVSVANTNFSLELFKKITESNKTGNIFYSPLSISSALAMVSLGARGNTATQMSESLHLHKATDNVHVGFSKLMSELNKKGAPYALSLANRLYGEQSYQFVETFLGDTKKHYNAELEAVDFKSNAETARQNINAWVENQTAEKIKNLLAEGIVDHLTRLVLVNAIYFKGNWEKKFKETSTSDALFKLNKNESKPVKMMHQKAKFPLTFIPEANCQILELPYVGNELSMLIMLPNEMEDDTTGLKKLEKELTYNNLVEWTRPDMMDTVEVQVGLPKFKLEESLDLKDLLVSMGMTDAFDDSKSDFSGMSPSNDLVLSEVIHKAFVEVNEEGTEAAGATAAIMMMRCAMRTPKFVADHPFLFFIRHNPTQSILFYGRYCSPI
- the LOC121569124 gene encoding leukocyte elastase inhibitor isoform X1; the protein is MASVSVANTNFSLELFKKITESNKTGNIFYSPLSISSALAMVSLGARGNTATQMSEVLCFVKADKSKKADPGLLQQVQKPQLPLALIKSLHLHKATDNVHVGFSKLMSELNKKGAPYALSLANRLYGEQSYQFVETFLGDTKKHYNAELEAVDFKSNAETARQNINAWVENQTAEKIKNLLAEGIVDHLTRLVLVNAIYFKGNWEKKFKETSTSDALFKLNKNESKPVKMMHQKAKFPLTFIPEANCQILELPYVGNELSMLIMLPNEMEDDTTGLKKLEKELTYNNLVEWTRPDMMDTVEVQVGLPKFKLEESLDLKDLLVSMGMTDAFDDSKSDFSGMSPSNDLVLSEVIHKAFVEVNEEGTEAAGATAAIMMMRCAMRTPKFVADHPFLFFIRHNPTQSILFYGRYCSPI